From Aegilops tauschii subsp. strangulata cultivar AL8/78 chromosome 5, Aet v6.0, whole genome shotgun sequence:
caaggcaaccccttcccccctttggccgccccccccatgagatcccatctctagggccggcgccccccccccccagggtgcctatataaagggggggagggcagcaacagaacagccttgggcgcctccctcctcccctgctacacctctccgtctcgcagaagctcggcgaagccctgccgagacccgctacatccaccaccacgccgtcgtgctgctggatctccatcaacctctccttcccccttgctggatcaagaaggaggagacgtcgctgcaccgtacgtgtgttgaacgtggaggtgccgtccgttcggcactcggtcatcggtgatttggatcacggcgagtacgactccgtcatccacgttcattggaacgcttccgctcgcgatctacaagggtatgtagatgcactcctttcccctcgttgctagtagactccatagatgcatcttggtgagcgtaggaaaattttaaaattatgctacgattcccaacaccttgggcccttggggggcgcaccagcccactaaggggctggttcccacccaactacagcccattaggtccttcggggcaggtggaccctcccggtggacccccggaaccccttcggtggtcccggtacaataccgataaaccccgaaacctttccggtaactgaaactggacttcccatatataaatcttcacctccggaccattccggaactcctcgtgatgtccgggatctcatccgggactccgaacaactttcggtaaccacatacaattcccattacaactctagcgtcaccgaaccttaagtgtgtagaccctacgggttcgggaactatgcagacatgaccgagacatctctccggccaataaccaacagcgggatctggatacccatgttggctcccacatgttccacgatgatctcatcggatgaaccacaatgttaaggattcaatcaatcccgtatacgattccctttgtctaccggtatagcacttgcccgagattcgatcgtcggtataccgataccttgttcaatctcgttacggcaagtctctttactcgttccgtaatacatcatcccgtgaccaaccccttagtcacattgagctcattacgatgatgtcttaccgagtgggcccagagatacctcttcgtcatacggagtgacaaatcccagtctcgattcgtgccaacccaacagatactttcggggatatccgtagtgtacctttatagccacccagttacgttgtgacgtttggcacacccaaagtatccttacggtatccgggagttgcacaatctcatggtctaaggaaaagatacttgacattagaaaagctttagcagacgaactacacgatcttgtgctatgcttaggattgggtcttgtccatcacatcattatcctaatgatgtgatcccgttatcaatgacatcctatgtccatggttaggaaaccgtaaccatctattgatcaacgagctagtcaactagagactcactagggacatgttgtggtctatgtattcacacatgtattacgatttccggataacacaattatagcatgaacaatagacaattatcatgaacaaggaaatataataataaccattttattattgcctctagggcatatttccaacacggtCCGGTCCGGTGCAGTACCATTTCTGTCCATAAGTATTCGGTACGCTGAAGGAACAGTAAATCTACCCGACCTTTCAAAACCCTAGGCCCAAAAGTCATCTGAAGACGTTCTTGGCCTCGGCATGTTTAAGATTGCACAAACGTCAGGGGCAATGAACAGCTTGTTGACGAGCTCCTCATTCCACTCCCCTACTTCATCTAATAGGTCCGCAACAAGATGTAGATAATCATCAGACAATCTGCAGACTGGTCGTAAACTGGGAGTTCCTTGTATCCAATTGTCATGCCACACCTCCGTCGTCATACCATCACCGATACGACGAATGAGACCACCCTTAAGCGCTTCACTGCCCGTAATGATTGCTCGCCAAGTAGCTGATGCATTGGCAGGGCAACCCGCTTGTAGGAAGTTACCGTCTGGATAATACCATCCTCTCAACACACGAGCACATAAACTCTCCGGATTTTCCAACAGACGCCATGCTTGTTTAGCTAACATTGCATCATTAAACACTTGCAGATCACGGAAACCAAGCCCCCCTTGAGACTTGGAGACAGCCATCTTGTCCCATGATTGCCAGTGCATTCCTCTCTTATCAAGTGACCCAGCCCACCAAAACTTGGACATAATTGTCGTAACTTTTTTGCACAAACCTTTTGTGAGCTTGAAACAGCTCATAGAGTAGGCCGGCAGAGCTTGAATCACTGATTTAAGAAGAACTTCCTTCGCCGCACATGATAGCAATTTCTCATAGTAACCTTGTACCCTTGATCTTGACTGCTCACAAATATGTTCAAAGTTTTGTTCAGTTAGTCTACCTGCAGCCGTTGGGAGACCAAGATACTTTTCAGCAAGAGCTTCCCTATGGATTTGCAAAGCATTTCTCACTCCAACCCGAATAGAAGCACCACACCGTGGGCTAAAGAAAACTGAACTCTTGGCCTTGTTTGCACACTGACCCGATCCCATACGTGAGGCAAAGCACTAGAAAACTCCAAGGCCAAACAGAGACACGTCCGAGCTGGGGATATGTGCTGGTTCTGCGCTTCCCCCGTGCAAGTGTGCCGTCAACCACTTGGATAACCACCGCTACGCGTACAGCTCCACGCGTCCCCGGCGCAAAGCCTCTATATACTGGCCTGCCGGCGCGAGGCCTCCTCCATCACCAACAGCCAGAGCATTCGTCCACCATAACTTGAAACAGAGAGCTCGGATTCGGCAAGGAGCTTGCTAGGTTAGCCATGGCGTTCCCGGCGTGCGTGCAGTGCGGGACCAGGGAGAACCCGTGCCGGTGCAAGTTCATCGGGCCGACGCTGGGGTTCGTGGCCTTCCTTGTCACCGGCGTCATAGAGTGGCCGGTGGGCGCGGTGGTGTACCTGTTCCGCCACCGCAAGGGCCGCCGCATCATGGGACACCCCTCCAGGGTCGTCTACCCGCGCGTCTCCAGGGCCATCCCCATCTAATCCTAAGCTCATCCTAATCTAATCCCTCCCTGTGTGTATGTTGTAACCTGCTGCGTTTGTGCATGATTGATGAAGAAGATTTCAATAAAATGGGTGTTGTTTTGTGTTTGTCTTGTAATCTAAGGCCTTTGCAGTGTCTATATGCTTTGTGAGGAGTTTGCTACAAATTTGATTAGTAGTAGTAGATCGCTGGGTTAACTTGACTGATTGGGCCAAATACGAGTTCGAGATACAGAGGTTCATATAGCAGAGGCCAGCGCACCAGAGGCTTTCTCGTCAATATTACTGTTCTCGTTGCTCCTCTCGCGTTCAAGATTCTTTTTTAGCGGGAGATTTTTGTTGGCGAACGGCGGTAGTCATCCATATGAGCCTACCTTGTGCAGATGCAGCAGCCCGCAAGCAATAAGCCTTCATAATAACTAGTTTCTCTGCATAATTTTGTAGGGAAGGGAGCAACTACTCAAGGGATACTCTTTGAAGGGTTCTCGTAGAGGTCATTTTGTTTGGCGGGAGTGCGTCAAGCGGTGCCTCGGGATTTTTTTTCCTACACATGTGTCCTTTTCCCATTAGTTTTTCGGCTTTGGACTTTTGGCTGGTTTTTCATAtgttttggaggaaaaggaaaatttgtctttttttggAAGCAGTGCTTTTCTGCGATATGGCAATATGAGCTTCTGTGAGAAGCACAACTGCATTTTTCGAAAAGGGAAAgcacaacctctgcttccctaaGCATAATTATGCTTCTGTGAGAAGCCCAGCCTTTGCTTTTATGAGAAGCACAATTGTACTTCAAAAAAAAAGCACAATCTAAGTTTTCATGAGAACCTCTGCTTCTGTGAGAAGCCTAGCCTTAGCTTTTATGAGAAGCACAACTGTActtctaaaaagaaaagaaaaataaaacaatCTATGCTTTCATGAGAACCACAACAAATGTGCTTCGACAAAGAAAAGCACAACC
This genomic window contains:
- the LOC109759671 gene encoding uncharacterized protein, with product MAFPACVQCGTRENPCRCKFIGPTLGFVAFLVTGVIEWPVGAVVYLFRHRKGRRIMGHPSRVVYPRVSRAIPI